From a single Fusarium fujikuroi IMI 58289 draft genome, chromosome FFUJ_chr03 genomic region:
- a CDS encoding related to F-box domain protein, translating into MRNPFRRRNKKDKAGSGGQSSDFIVPIEFRPPGAGRPPLYPPTRHSAYLFAHLPSKVLERIFTFVCPHALDETYDTCEGSASTSDSRCMLCDLRDLAHCVQVCRAWRPSAVKILYHSVRIDPVHYCRLEEWLAEKRKKTSRFDRNGVPEDPAQARLRLLRRTVRDDPTRIGKSVQYLKLPYMLRESSHVELAQTIAVLPNLRYVDLPEGMFCDDPHYATLRLEVQARCPNLRKMTYMGGSERSLAMLASGQVWPNLEVLELNDLAIDAMTLRAVLGSLTNLQALKVSNTPGLSDEVLSSSDGLPTLPPMKELVLKDTPGVTLKGLIEYLAWQETQQALTVLTLNNTGVHPASLQEIFTMASSLKTFAIQANVSEQFPTSANSRPLASRTLETLRFEVSSCSAGAFSSVTMGYYSYLASSILGGGFPRLRRLYVHDESFPDQLQGLPPPNAAFAGGHVRTGSNSSAKSTPGFAFPSSNLSPKSANLPMPRRPMSNIQPPSKRFSSNNPFAPRNPSSAAPTHTLEVFTKSDEFGKWNFVSVDPMIRSAAAPSRRPVSSYGLAADVTGSGWDRGDARRSVMVGNGAGVFLAVPGQGGDDGAFNGSSDPWRPQSSGGTPRRSRELW; encoded by the exons ATGCGAAACCCCTTCCGACGTCggaacaagaaggacaaggccgGTAGTGGCGGCCAGAGCTCAGACTTCATTGTTCCTATAGAGTTCCGTCCTCCTGGTGCTGGACGCCCACCGTTATACCCCCCAACTCGGCACTCAGCATATCTATTTGCTCATCTGCCATCAAAGGTGCTCGAGCGCATCTTTACTTTTGTTTGCCCGCACGCCCTTGACGAGACTTATGATACTTGTGAGGGTAGCGCAAGCACGAGTGACAGCAGGTGCATGCTATGCGACCTTCGTGATTTAGCTCATTGTGTTCAAGTTTGTCGCGCATGGCGGCCCAGCGCGGTCAAGATCTT ATACCATAGCGTTCGTATCGATCCAGTCCACTACTGCCGTTTAGAAGAATGGCTTGCCGAGAAACGTAAAAAGACCTCCCGCTTCGATCGCAATGGTGTCCCTGAGGATCCTGCTCAAGCTCGTCTCCGTCTCCTCCGACGTACTGTCCGTGATGATCCTACACGTATTGGAAAGTCTGTACAATATTTGAAGCTTCCATACATGTTGCGCGAATCCTCCCATGTTGAGCTTGCCCAGACCATCGCGGTTCTTCCAAACCTACGATATGTCGACCTGCCCGAGGGCATGTTTTGCGATGACCCTCATTACGCGACCCTCCGCCTCGAAGTCCAAGCTCGATGTCCTAATCTCCGAAAGATGACATATATGGGAGGTTCCGAGCGAAGCCTGGCCATGCTCGCCTCGGGTCAAGTCTGGCCGAATCTTGAGGTGCTAGAATTAAACGACCTCGCTATTGATGCCATGACACTTCGGGCTGTTCTTGGTAGTCTCACCAACTTGCAAGCGCTCAAGGTATCAAACACGCCAGGTCTCTCGGATGAGGTCCTGTCCTCATCAGATGGTCTTCCTACGCTACCACCGATGAAGGAATTAGTGCTGAAGGATACACCGGGAGTGACATTAAAGGGCCTTATCGAGTATCTTGCCTGGCAAGAGACACAGCAAGCTCTGACGGTCCTGACGCTTAATAATACAGGCGTTCACCCTGCCAGCTTGCAAGAAATCTTCACAATGGCCTCGTCTCTCAAGACATTTGCCATTCAGGCCAACGTTTCTGAACAATTCCCAACATCGGCCAATTCACGTCCACTGGCTTCAAGAACGCTCGAGACTTTGCGGTTTGAAGTTTCTTCATGTTCAGCGGGTGCCTTCTCCAGTGTAACGATGGGCTATTACTCATATCTTGCGAGCTCCATCCTTGGCGGCGGATTCCCTAGACTAAGGCGACTCTACGTTCATGATGAAAGCTTCCCTGACCAGTTACAGGGACTTCCACCTCCCAATGCTGCATTCGCTGGAGGGCATGTACGCACTGGATCTAATTCATCTGCGAAATCCACTCCAGGGTTTGCCTTCCCATCATCCAACCTATCACCAAAGTCAGCGAATCTTCCTATGCCTAGAAGGCCCATGTCGAATATCCAACCACCCAGCAAACGCTTCAGCTCTAATAATCCATTCGCTCCTCGCAATCCCTCTTCGGCAGCTCCCACGCACACACTCGAAGTTTTTACCAAGAGCGACGAGTTTGGAAAATGGAACTTTGTATCAGTTGATCCAATGATCAGATCTGCTGCAGCACCGTCTCGCCGACCGGTTAGCAGCTACGGGCTGGCGGCCGATGTCACAGGGTCTGGGTGGGACCGAGGGGATGCTCGACGTAGTGTCATGGTTGGTAATGGAGCTGGCGTGTTTTTGGCCGTGCCTGGCCAAGGGGGCGACGATGGTGCGTTCAATGGAAGCTCTGATCCATGGCGACCTCAGAGCAGTGGAGGAACCCCTCGACGCAGTCGAGAACTGTGGTAG
- a CDS encoding related to heterokaryon incompatibility protein (het-6OR allele) — MKRFSQIPTRSLTRRLFSQSISQASSRLYKPLNPRTSQIRLLKIPPDPSSEFELVTVSLDDEPKYAALSYLWGDPEKYGQVTIKGNTVKIPDNLASAFLCVLSDDSFRSQSHVRYLWADAICINQNDLDERSQQVQLMRRIFQRAHVTFAWVGPKDYSLAFETIKTITNEIYENTPRGNAPYKTNFDLAWLRRHPMLCVDRGSDLPNNHLNDPWSAVADFLQHQYWQRVWIFQEIVLAKQLVFISPGEDNLSWSMLRDTPQSIISVTKEKKPDFLPDTAWKLLRNPMSWGMLSWLFLAQARTKIPDPDGFKGWAVSTFAANLQATDDRDYIYGLLGVSGIPITPDYSPTNTTSQVYTKYIAGWLKAARTQQTAHIHSPLTFLSLAGTGKQGNSDLPSWVPNYKKRREASSPWCYSASNFRSADEVGPTSSPAHRACYPYVTEETQSLFSWGKDMGHITLSTNCHYDSDPEILASFMSFASSFTTRNLQYVTGIAAAQAIIRLISMDKTKKVSQDLVDNAMNLAMLITYFNMSESQIVTKTWSSNWDHDLLNMAFSPPELAPLKVRLNVLEELSSWSLERRREAVSGIMPMLYNYRFFETNQGYLGAVDFDVLEGDRLCVLWGYKEPVVLRPDATDRYTFVGPAYAVDVDTENTIPSSRSQGQWFELR; from the coding sequence ATGAAGCGCTTTTCACAAATCCCCACCCGCTCTCTCACTCGTCGATTATTCTCACAATCCATAAGCCAAGCATCTTCACGCTTATACAAACCTCTTAACCCTAGGACATCACAGATTAGACTCCTCAAAATACCACCAGACCCATCCTCAGAATTCGAACTTGTCACTGTATCTCTCGACGATGAACCCAAGTATGCGGCACTGTCCTATCTCTGGGGCGACCCCGAAAAATATGGCCAGGTCACTATCAAAGGAAACACTGTCAAAATCCCGGACAACTTAGCTTCAGCCTTTCTCTGCGTCTTAAGCGATGACTCTTTCCGATCACAGTCACACGTCAGATACCTTTGGGCTGATGCGATTTGTATCAACCAGAacgatcttgatgagagaTCTCAACAAGTTCAACTCATGCGTCGTATCTTCCAACGCGCACATGTCACGTTTGCCTGGGTCGGCCCAAAAGACTATTCTCTTGCTTTTGAAACTATCAAAACAATCACGAATGAGATATATGAGAATACGCCCAGGGGAAATGCTCCATATAAGACAAACTTCGATCTCGCATGGTTGCGGCGCCATCCTATGCTTTGTGTCGACAGAGGATCCGATTTACCAAACAACCACCTGAATGATCCTTGGTCTGCTGTAGCCGACTTCTTGCAACATCAGTACTGGCAACGAGTTTGGATATTCCAAGAAATTGTTCTCGCAAAACAActcgtcttcatcagccCAGGAGAAGATAATCTTTCTTGGTCTATGCTCCGTGATACCCCCCAAAGTATAATTTCTGTCaccaaagaaaagaagcccGATTTCCTACCAGACACAGCATGGAAACTTCTCAGAAACCCAATGTCGTGGGGGATGCTCTCATGGTTATTCCTTGCGCAAGCACGCACCAAGATCCCGGATCCAGATGGCTTCAAAGGGTGGGCTGTGTCAACTTTTGCAGCCAATTTACAGGCCACCGATGATCGAGATTATATCTATGGTCTTCTCGGAGTTTCTGGGATACCGATTACTCCTGACTATAGCCCCACGAACACGACCTCACAAGTCTATACCAAATACATTGCAGGCTGGTTGAAAGCTGCACGCACACAACAAACGGCGCATATCCACAGCCCCCTTACGTTTTTGTCCCTCGCAGGCACTGGGAAACAGGGCAACTCAGATCTACCAAGCTGGGTTCCCAACTACaaaaagaggagagaagcttCATCACCCTGGTGTTATAGTGCCAGCAATTTTCGGTCAGCCGATGAAGTTGGCCCGACTTCATCTCCCGCTCATCGTGCATGCTACCCCTATGTTACCGAAGAAACACAAAGTCTGTTCAGTTGGGGTAAAGATATGGGACATATTACTTTGTCCACTAACTGCCATTACGATTCTGATCCAGAGATCTTGGCATCGTTCATGTCTTTCGCGAGCTCTTTCACCACGCGCAATTTGCAGTATGTTACAGGGATTGCGGCTGCCCAGGCTATTATCAGGCTGATATCCATGGACAAAACCAAAAAGGTCTCTCAGGACCTTGTCGACAATGCTATGAATCTGGCCATGCTGATCACCTATTTCAATATGTCCGAGTCCCAAATTGTCACAAAAACCTGGAGCTCAAATTGGGATCATGACCTTCTCAACATGGCCTTTTCTCCACCAGAACTGGCTCCCTTGAAAGTCAGACTTAATGTTCTTGAAGAACTCAGCTCCTGGAGTCTCgaaagacgaagagaagctgtGTCAGGAATCATGCCAATGCTCTACAACTACAGATTCTTCGAGACAAATCAGGGATACTTGGGCGCAGTTGATTTTGACGTTCTTGAAGGAGATAGGCTTTGCGTGCTATGGGGATATAAAGAGCCAGTCGTGCTGAGGCCAGATGCAACGGATCGCTACACATTTGTAGGGCCAGCATATGCAGTGGATGTCGACACTGAGAACACAATTCCAAGCTCACGATCTCAAGGACAATGGTTTGAGTTACGATAA
- a CDS encoding probable fatty acid elongase (FEN1): MSASPATFYEQLPLPTIDRPFGVHLWPIFDKAFTAVVGYSANDFKFVPFETPMSTLKSTSIFIVIYYAIIFGGREWMRNREPFKLKGLFLIHNLYLTLISGTLLALFVEQLLPTVVRGGIFHAICDSEGGWTQPLVVLYYLNYLTKYLELLDTVFLFLKKKPLTFLHCYHHGATAFLCYTQLIGSTSVSWVPIVLNLLVHVVMYWYYFQSARGVRVWWKEWVTRLQIIQFVIDLGFIYFASYTYFTSTYFPWMPNAGKCSGEEFAAFSGIITISSYLVLFISFYFATYKKQGKAPTGRQSLRRMSQAPLPDPHLVQTTPVKKSNGATATGSKTNGSVRSRKA, encoded by the exons ATGTCTGCGTCTCCCGCTACTTTCTACGAGCAGCTTCCGCTGCCCACCATCGACCGGCCCTTTGGCGTTCACTTGTGGCCCATCTTTGACAAGGCGTTCACTGCTGTTGTCGGCTACTCCGCCAATGACTTCAAGTTTGTGCCTTTCGAGACTCCTATGTCCACTCTCAAGTCGACATCGATCTTCATCGTTATCTACtatgccatcatcttcggtGGTCGCGAATGGATGCGCAACCGTGAGCCCTTCAAGCTTAAGggtctcttcctcatccacaACCTCTACTTGACTCTGATCAGCGGTACTCTCTTGGCTCTCTTCgttgagcagcttcttccaaCCGTTGTCCGCGGTGGCATCTTCCATGCTATCTGCGATTCCGAGGGTGGCTGGACTCAGCCCCTCGTGGTCCTGTACTAC CTCAACTACCTCACCAAGTAcctggagcttcttgataccgtcttccttttcctcaagaagaagcctctGA CCTTCCTCCACTGCTATCACCATGGTGCCACCGCCTTCCTTTGCTACACTCAGCTCATCGGTTCCACCTCCGTCTCTTGGGTTCCTATCGTCCTGAACCTCCTCGTTCACGTCGTTATGTACTGGTACTACTTTCAGAGCGCTCGTGGTGTCCGTGTTTGGTGGAAGGAGTGGGTTACCCGtctccagatcatccagTTCGTCATTGATCTCGGCTTCATCTACTTCGCCTCTTACACCTACTTCACCTCGACCTACTTCCCCTGGATGCCTAACGCTGGAAAGTGCTCTGGCGAGGAGTTTGCTGCTTTCTCTGGTATCATTACCATCAGCTCTTACCTCGTTCTGTTCATCTCCTTCTACTTCGCCACCTACAAgaagcaaggcaaggctCCTACAGGCCGACAGAGCCTTCGACGCATGTCTCAGGCTCCTCTCCCCGACCCTCATCTGGTCCAGACTACTCCTGTCAAGAAGTCCAACGGTGCCACCGCCACTGGCTCCAAGACCAACGGCTCAGTTCGATCCCGCAAGGCCTAA